Proteins co-encoded in one Kutzneria chonburiensis genomic window:
- the cysC gene encoding adenylyl-sulfate kinase: protein MLRLATAGSVDDGKSTLIGRLLHDSKAIFADQLAAVERTSRERGEDEPNLALLTDGLRAEREQGITIDVAYRYLVTPKRKIIIADTPGHVQYTRNMVTGASTADLALILVDARKGIVEQSRRHAFIASLLGVSHLVLCVNKMDLVDWSAERFAEIREEFRRFAMKLTVADLAFVPISALHGDNVVQRSANMPWYEGTSLLHHLEEVHVASDRNLIDARLPVQYVVRAQGFRTYAGTVAGGVLKPGDDVVVLPAGFPSRIREIWGPGGEPVDEAFPPQAVTVRLDDELDVARGDLICRPHNRPHVGQDIDAMVCWLTERSTLTPGARYTLRHTTRSVRAQVHDLTYRIDVNTLHRDEAAESLSLNEIGRVRLRTQAPLLFDSYRRNRSTGSFILVDDATNNTVAAGMITEPSASVVWHPTAVGRSDRATRGMTVWLTGLSASGKSTVAAELERRLVLAGRPAYRLDGDNLRHGLNAGLGFSPKDRAENVRRVGEVAQLFADAGLVAVVSLISPYRADRDLVRARHEAAGLAFLEVFVDTPVDVCEARDPKGMYARARAGEITGFTGVDDPYEAPAEPALVLRPQDGDPAAMAIKVLALLDRP from the coding sequence ATGCTGAGGCTGGCCACCGCGGGCAGTGTCGACGACGGGAAGTCCACCCTGATCGGCCGGCTGCTGCACGACTCGAAAGCGATCTTCGCCGATCAGCTCGCCGCGGTCGAGCGCACCAGCCGCGAGCGCGGCGAGGACGAACCTAACCTGGCCCTGCTGACCGACGGGCTGCGGGCCGAACGCGAGCAGGGCATCACCATCGACGTCGCCTACCGCTACCTCGTCACGCCCAAGCGGAAGATCATCATCGCCGACACGCCCGGACATGTGCAGTACACCAGGAACATGGTCACCGGCGCGTCCACCGCCGACCTGGCGCTGATCCTGGTCGACGCGCGCAAGGGCATCGTCGAGCAGTCCCGGCGGCACGCGTTCATCGCCAGCCTGCTCGGCGTCTCCCACCTGGTGCTGTGCGTGAACAAGATGGATCTCGTCGACTGGTCGGCCGAGCGGTTCGCCGAGATCCGCGAGGAATTCCGCCGCTTCGCGATGAAGCTGACCGTGGCCGATCTCGCGTTCGTGCCGATTTCCGCGTTGCACGGCGACAACGTCGTGCAGCGCAGCGCGAACATGCCCTGGTATGAGGGAACCTCGCTGCTGCACCACCTGGAGGAGGTGCACGTCGCCTCGGACCGCAACCTCATCGACGCGCGGCTCCCGGTCCAGTACGTGGTCCGCGCGCAGGGCTTCCGGACCTACGCCGGCACCGTGGCCGGTGGCGTGCTCAAGCCCGGCGACGATGTCGTGGTGCTGCCGGCCGGTTTTCCCTCACGGATAAGGGAAATCTGGGGGCCGGGCGGCGAGCCGGTCGACGAGGCCTTCCCGCCGCAGGCGGTCACCGTGCGCCTCGACGACGAGCTGGACGTGGCGCGCGGCGACCTGATCTGCCGTCCGCACAACCGGCCGCATGTCGGTCAGGACATCGACGCCATGGTCTGTTGGCTCACCGAACGGTCCACGCTGACCCCGGGCGCCCGCTACACGCTGCGGCACACCACGCGCTCGGTGCGGGCGCAGGTGCACGACCTGACGTACCGCATCGACGTCAACACCCTGCACCGCGACGAAGCCGCCGAGTCGTTGTCGCTCAACGAGATCGGCCGGGTCCGGCTGCGCACCCAGGCGCCGCTGCTGTTCGACTCCTATCGCCGCAACCGGTCGACCGGCAGCTTCATCCTGGTCGACGACGCCACCAACAACACGGTCGCCGCCGGCATGATCACCGAGCCGAGCGCGTCCGTGGTCTGGCACCCCACCGCGGTCGGCCGCTCCGACCGGGCGACGCGGGGTATGACGGTGTGGCTCACCGGGCTCTCGGCCTCCGGCAAGTCCACCGTCGCCGCCGAGCTGGAACGCCGCCTGGTGCTCGCCGGCCGCCCGGCCTACCGGCTCGACGGCGACAACCTCCGGCACGGCCTCAACGCCGGCCTGGGGTTCAGCCCCAAGGACCGGGCCGAGAACGTGCGGCGGGTCGGCGAGGTGGCCCAGCTGTTCGCCGACGCCGGGCTGGTCGCGGTCGTGTCCCTGATCAGCCCGTACCGCGCCGACCGCGACCTGGTGCGAGCCCGGCACGAGGCCGCCGGGCTCGCCTTCCTCGAGGTGTTCGTGGACACGCCCGTCGACGTCTGCGAGGCCCGTGACCCCAAAGGCATGTACGCACGGGCCAGGGCCGGCGAGATCACGGGCTTCACCGGGGTCGACGATCCCTACGAGGCGCCCGCCGAGCCCGCTCTCGTGCTCCGTCCCCAGGACGGCGACCCGGCCGCGATGGCGATCAAGGTGCTCGCTCTCCTCGACCGCCCGTGA
- the cysD gene encoding sulfate adenylyltransferase subunit CysD gives MKGGSAMATTYELSPLRALEAESVHVLREVAATFERPALLFSGGKDSVVLLHLAAKAFWPAPVPFPVLHVDTGHNFDEVLAFRDRAVARFGVRLVVAAVQDDIDAGRAVEETGPRASRNRLQSITLLRGIAENGFDAAFGGARRDEEKARAKERVFSFRDEYGQWDPRNQRPELWNLYNGAHRKGEHIRVFPLSNWTELDIWRYIAAEHIELPLLYYAHRRRVVHRDGMLLAHTRFVTLLEGDEPFEASVRFRTVGDATCTGCVESTATTAESVITEVAASRTTERGATRADDRISEAGMEDRKKEGYF, from the coding sequence CGTACGAGCTGTCCCCGCTGCGGGCGCTGGAAGCCGAGTCGGTGCACGTCCTGCGCGAGGTGGCGGCCACCTTCGAGCGGCCGGCCCTGCTGTTCTCCGGCGGCAAGGACTCGGTGGTACTGCTTCACCTGGCGGCCAAGGCTTTCTGGCCGGCACCGGTGCCGTTCCCGGTGCTGCACGTGGACACCGGCCACAACTTCGACGAAGTGCTGGCGTTCCGGGACCGCGCGGTGGCCCGCTTCGGCGTGCGGCTCGTGGTCGCCGCCGTGCAGGACGACATCGACGCGGGCCGGGCCGTGGAGGAGACCGGGCCGCGCGCCAGCCGGAACCGGTTGCAGTCCATCACCTTGCTGCGGGGCATCGCCGAGAACGGCTTCGACGCGGCGTTCGGCGGCGCCCGGCGCGACGAGGAGAAGGCGCGGGCCAAGGAGCGCGTGTTCAGCTTCCGTGACGAATACGGCCAGTGGGATCCCCGCAACCAGCGGCCCGAGCTGTGGAACCTCTACAACGGCGCGCACCGCAAAGGCGAGCACATCCGCGTCTTCCCGCTGTCCAACTGGACCGAGCTGGACATCTGGCGCTACATCGCCGCCGAGCACATCGAACTGCCGTTGCTCTACTACGCGCACCGGCGCCGTGTCGTGCACCGCGATGGAATGCTGTTGGCCCACACCAGGTTCGTCACGCTGCTCGAGGGCGATGAGCCGTTCGAGGCATCGGTGCGCTTCCGCACCGTCGGCGACGCCACCTGCACCGGCTGCGTGGAATCCACCGCCACCACGGCGGAATCGGTGATCACCGAGGTGGCGGCCAGTCGCACCACCGAGCGCGGCGCCACGCGGGCCGACGACCGGATATCCGAGGCGGGCATGGAGGATCGCAAGAAGGAAGGCTACTTCTGA
- a CDS encoding DUF7617 domain-containing protein: MKRRLAFARSTLTVGVVIAAVAAGVAAPAAVAAPSGLTKSVQDVTSPGADPVNHADTLNWVLSYANTSSSGSAPATITDPVEGSQAYVPGSLQVPPGWTPSWSTDGTNFQGTDPGAATVAVRATNPGARPGGTNLGNILLAPVKPTATATGGDGYSPIVYRRADGTVEAWNMYHHLYAAAPKLVCTDLTAGAPCAGGPWPRPVNTAPGPLGSGATGDIATTLTPQYVQDPGRPGVVYYAATTAASVGVGCLDLAARANCGYFPLVSTGSGGAYGLAGLVTTGGNLYGFGTNGQVLCLTIASQSPCAGQPYAPVVPANNNGPGGLYMGSLAVAGGKVFGSSSPGGPVVLGCFDPATASACAGWSSPHPVAPSGNSYDAYTAYDTGNNAVGACSTTAGNPTSTTTCYQIDGTPLAAPTVFNGLSSQLVFNPENALGPDGHLRSYTGIWGGSVAGATVCYDWTAAAACAGFPLPATHPSANGGVTRDYGYAYDPTTRCLFGLGDAGILFSEDPSTSNSPCIHSGADVTLTPSSFYCDGGANHIHGYTDARLENMNLANVNLAASTADVSDVNGSVFAHPSFAADGSLDLSGISPAAHPAITVSAHLVLNNSNDFTGGNQPHLVVSFTGDAPQICFRTTVSSTCTVSGVTDTATGSDATGPLTSNTVSLRVAPGSGCQPNVTVSKEICASAHNSDCGPGGPGPWVKHATPGLLGLLLANPHWRITVTNAGPVGITGATVNDSAESSCRSAAGTFDLAAGQSKQVYCSTQLLISLLPFTNTASASYVPVNSPDGTPPSRTTGSSAVACNLLGC, encoded by the coding sequence ATGAAACGAAGACTGGCCTTCGCACGCTCCACTTTGACCGTCGGCGTCGTGATAGCCGCGGTGGCCGCCGGAGTAGCGGCACCGGCCGCCGTCGCAGCGCCGTCCGGGCTGACCAAGAGCGTGCAGGACGTGACAAGTCCGGGCGCTGATCCGGTCAATCACGCCGACACCCTGAACTGGGTGCTCAGCTACGCCAACACCAGTTCGAGCGGTTCGGCCCCGGCCACCATCACCGATCCCGTCGAAGGCTCGCAGGCCTATGTGCCGGGGTCGCTCCAGGTGCCGCCGGGCTGGACGCCGTCCTGGTCGACCGACGGCACCAACTTCCAGGGCACCGACCCGGGCGCGGCAACGGTGGCGGTGCGCGCGACCAACCCCGGCGCCCGCCCCGGCGGCACCAACCTGGGCAACATCCTGCTGGCGCCGGTGAAGCCGACGGCCACCGCGACCGGCGGCGACGGCTACTCGCCGATCGTCTACCGCCGGGCGGACGGCACGGTCGAGGCGTGGAACATGTACCACCACCTGTACGCCGCCGCACCCAAGCTGGTCTGCACGGACCTCACGGCCGGCGCGCCCTGTGCCGGCGGTCCCTGGCCGCGCCCGGTCAACACCGCGCCCGGCCCGTTGGGCTCGGGCGCCACCGGCGACATCGCCACCACGCTGACCCCGCAGTACGTGCAGGATCCGGGCCGGCCCGGCGTCGTTTACTACGCCGCAACGACCGCCGCCTCGGTCGGCGTCGGCTGCCTCGACCTGGCCGCGCGGGCCAACTGCGGCTACTTCCCGCTGGTCAGCACCGGCAGCGGCGGCGCATACGGCCTCGCCGGCCTCGTCACCACCGGCGGCAACCTGTACGGCTTCGGCACCAACGGACAGGTGCTGTGCCTGACCATCGCCTCGCAGTCGCCCTGCGCCGGCCAGCCGTACGCCCCGGTCGTGCCGGCCAATAACAACGGGCCCGGTGGCCTGTACATGGGTTCGCTGGCCGTGGCCGGCGGCAAGGTCTTCGGCTCGTCGTCGCCGGGTGGCCCGGTGGTGCTGGGCTGCTTCGACCCGGCCACGGCTTCGGCGTGCGCCGGCTGGAGCAGCCCGCACCCCGTCGCGCCGAGCGGCAATTCGTACGACGCCTACACCGCTTACGACACCGGCAACAACGCGGTCGGCGCGTGTTCGACGACGGCCGGCAATCCCACGTCGACCACGACCTGCTACCAGATCGACGGCACCCCGTTGGCCGCACCGACCGTGTTCAACGGCCTGAGCAGCCAGCTGGTCTTCAATCCGGAGAACGCCCTCGGTCCGGACGGGCACCTGCGGAGCTACACCGGTATCTGGGGCGGGTCCGTCGCCGGCGCCACCGTGTGCTACGACTGGACGGCGGCCGCCGCGTGCGCCGGATTCCCTTTGCCGGCAACCCATCCTTCGGCCAACGGCGGCGTAACGCGGGACTACGGCTACGCGTACGACCCGACCACCCGCTGCCTGTTCGGGCTCGGTGACGCCGGCATCCTGTTCTCCGAGGACCCGTCCACGTCGAACTCGCCGTGCATCCACAGCGGCGCGGACGTCACGTTGACGCCATCCTCGTTCTACTGCGACGGCGGCGCCAACCACATCCACGGCTACACGGATGCCCGGCTGGAGAACATGAACCTGGCCAACGTGAATCTGGCCGCGTCGACCGCGGATGTCAGCGACGTCAACGGTTCCGTGTTCGCCCATCCGTCGTTCGCCGCCGACGGGAGCCTCGACCTGTCGGGGATCTCGCCGGCCGCGCATCCGGCCATCACCGTCTCGGCGCACCTGGTGTTGAACAACAGCAACGACTTCACCGGTGGCAACCAGCCGCACCTGGTGGTGTCGTTCACCGGCGACGCACCGCAGATCTGTTTCCGCACCACGGTTTCGTCGACCTGCACGGTGAGCGGCGTCACCGACACCGCCACCGGCTCGGACGCCACCGGCCCGCTCACCTCGAACACGGTGAGCCTGCGCGTCGCGCCGGGGTCCGGCTGCCAGCCGAACGTGACGGTGAGCAAGGAGATCTGCGCGTCCGCGCACAACAGTGACTGCGGGCCAGGCGGTCCGGGGCCGTGGGTGAAACACGCGACTCCGGGTCTGCTCGGACTGCTGCTGGCCAACCCGCACTGGCGGATCACGGTGACCAACGCCGGTCCGGTCGGCATCACCGGCGCCACCGTCAACGACAGCGCGGAATCGTCGTGCCGGAGCGCGGCGGGCACGTTCGATCTGGCGGCGGGGCAGAGCAAGCAGGTCTACTGCTCGACCCAGCTGCTGATTTCCCTGCTGCCCTTCACCAACACGGCGTCGGCCTCGTACGTGCCGGTGAACTCGCCGGACGGCACGCCGCCGTCCAGGACCACCGGTTCCTCGGCGGTGGCCTGCAACCTGCTCGGCTGCTGA
- a CDS encoding RICIN domain-containing protein, with protein sequence MRPLPVIARPRTAVALAMAVTLLGAPPAASASPPTSGYTVTIGTTGTYQFPTDTPASPFIDKDGTFYFQQSAALYGATQPRYWDFYTGTDFDSAARSSAISDAVNPAEPRDKNNDTSWRCDNSPTGVTATDPPAGSSYSHKNFCDLVGVWVDPDTGNWYGLVHNEFTPEPFGANSFSHYDAIDYAESTDQGKVWTIKGHAITSPYSTVRGDTTAFPNGTFDYGDGDPRLFVDQASGYFYVYYASRIVPKAGTSGSYDGLAHVARAPMSSKMATGSWQKWYDGSWSQPGVGGLESNMTPVTTTAPTGYTAVDHDYKPTNAGSVPQQITAGTLPPKSELFVMNIAYDAYLGLYIGEPEVADSSSKLPQRYYVTDDLSTQKWYYIGDSGSYASNSWYRWFVDGANRTSSTVIGKTFRSYCSIACAGSDGEYANVTVGSASPAAPPFDLSTTYRIGNGSGRVLAQVSGSSATTSVPASTGSTLETWAFAANGDGSYTITNGSTGQALGVSTSTASRAWATKPTVTATGSSVGQQWFILANTSATGAKTGTYRLVNRYSGLVLGLSSDSTRLAETTPARSWTNTTGDATGGSRSAAEQTLGLTAAGGTPALDGTHQISVSGQGLDDPNWSTSTGTQLVTWKLNGGTNQNWTFTRQTDGSYTIANAYSKLCMDDEGGATTAGTRVIQWTCTGGSNQRWTATKTFAGYTLTNVHSGLLLTTASTADGALVTQQANTGSTLQQWTIG encoded by the coding sequence ATGCGCCCCCTGCCCGTCATCGCCCGCCCGCGAACGGCCGTGGCCCTGGCCATGGCCGTCACGCTGCTCGGCGCGCCGCCTGCCGCGTCGGCCAGCCCGCCGACCTCGGGCTACACCGTCACGATCGGGACCACGGGCACGTACCAGTTCCCGACCGACACCCCGGCGTCGCCCTTCATCGACAAGGACGGCACGTTCTACTTCCAGCAGTCCGCCGCCCTCTACGGCGCGACGCAGCCCCGGTACTGGGACTTCTACACCGGCACCGACTTCGACAGCGCCGCCCGGTCCAGCGCGATCAGCGACGCCGTGAATCCGGCCGAGCCCCGGGACAAGAACAACGACACGAGCTGGCGGTGCGACAACAGCCCGACCGGCGTCACCGCCACCGACCCGCCGGCGGGCTCGTCGTACTCGCACAAGAACTTCTGCGACCTGGTCGGCGTCTGGGTCGACCCGGACACCGGCAACTGGTACGGCCTGGTGCACAACGAGTTCACCCCGGAGCCGTTCGGCGCCAACTCGTTCTCGCACTACGACGCGATCGACTACGCCGAGTCGACCGACCAGGGCAAGGTGTGGACCATCAAGGGACACGCCATCACCTCGCCGTACAGCACGGTTCGCGGCGACACCACGGCGTTCCCGAACGGCACCTTCGACTACGGCGACGGTGACCCGCGGCTGTTCGTCGACCAGGCCTCGGGCTACTTCTACGTCTACTACGCCTCCCGGATCGTGCCCAAGGCCGGCACCTCGGGCAGCTACGACGGTCTGGCGCACGTTGCCCGGGCACCCATGTCGTCGAAGATGGCCACCGGCTCGTGGCAGAAGTGGTACGACGGCTCGTGGTCGCAGCCGGGCGTTGGCGGCCTGGAGAGCAACATGACGCCGGTGACGACGACCGCCCCGACCGGCTACACCGCCGTCGACCACGACTACAAGCCCACCAACGCGGGTTCCGTGCCGCAGCAGATCACCGCCGGCACGCTGCCGCCGAAGTCCGAACTGTTCGTCATGAACATCGCCTACGACGCCTACCTGGGCCTGTACATCGGCGAGCCCGAAGTCGCCGACAGCTCGTCCAAGCTGCCGCAGCGCTACTACGTCACCGACGACCTGTCCACGCAGAAGTGGTACTACATCGGCGATTCCGGCAGTTACGCCTCGAACTCCTGGTACCGCTGGTTCGTCGACGGCGCGAACCGCACGAGCTCCACCGTCATCGGCAAGACCTTCCGCTCGTACTGCTCCATCGCCTGCGCCGGCTCGGACGGCGAGTACGCCAACGTCACCGTCGGCTCGGCGTCGCCGGCCGCGCCGCCTTTCGACCTGAGCACGACCTACCGGATCGGCAACGGGTCGGGGCGGGTACTCGCCCAGGTCAGCGGCAGCTCGGCGACGACGTCCGTGCCGGCGTCGACCGGCTCGACCCTGGAGACGTGGGCCTTCGCCGCCAACGGCGACGGCTCGTACACGATCACCAACGGCTCGACCGGCCAGGCCCTCGGCGTTTCGACGTCGACCGCCAGCCGTGCGTGGGCGACCAAGCCGACGGTCACCGCGACCGGATCCTCCGTCGGGCAGCAGTGGTTCATCCTGGCCAACACCTCCGCGACCGGGGCGAAGACGGGAACGTACCGGCTGGTCAACCGCTACAGCGGCTTGGTCCTGGGTCTGTCGTCGGATTCGACCCGCCTCGCCGAGACGACTCCCGCCCGGTCCTGGACCAACACCACCGGCGACGCGACCGGCGGGTCACGCTCCGCCGCCGAGCAGACCCTGGGCCTCACCGCGGCCGGCGGGACGCCGGCCCTCGACGGCACGCACCAGATCTCGGTGTCCGGCCAGGGCCTCGACGACCCGAACTGGTCGACTTCCACCGGCACCCAGCTCGTCACGTGGAAGCTCAACGGCGGCACCAACCAGAACTGGACGTTCACCAGGCAGACCGACGGCTCGTACACCATCGCCAACGCGTATTCCAAACTGTGCATGGACGACGAGGGCGGTGCGACCACCGCCGGCACGCGGGTGATCCAGTGGACCTGCACCGGCGGCAGCAACCAGCGTTGGACCGCCACCAAGACGTTCGCCGGCTACACGCTCACGAACGTCCATAGTGGACTGCTGCTCACCACCGCCTCGACCGCCGACGGCGCGCTGGTGACCCAGCAGGCGAACACCGGTTCCACGTTGCAACAGTGGACCATCGGCTGA